From Herbiconiux flava, one genomic window encodes:
- a CDS encoding cupin domain-containing protein → MTLAPHRSPRAALRWASVVSGLALLLAVSGCTAAASSDAAASSAPATPAATAPVDATPTPAPPATDAPIVVEELGKGEQDAAVDVEVAGPTQVAFRRITIKPGAGTGEHCHAGQLVAVVEQGELTHYAPIYPGGVHVYETGDSIVEGEGYVHEGINEGTEDVVLLVTYVIAEGQPLAQTDLTQCDPLATPLPTP, encoded by the coding sequence ATGACGCTCGCCCCGCACCGCTCCCCTCGTGCCGCCCTGCGTTGGGCGTCGGTCGTGTCGGGTCTGGCTCTGCTGCTGGCGGTCTCCGGATGCACGGCGGCAGCCTCCTCGGATGCCGCCGCATCATCCGCCCCGGCCACACCGGCGGCCACCGCTCCGGTCGACGCGACCCCGACCCCCGCGCCTCCCGCGACCGACGCGCCGATCGTCGTGGAGGAGCTCGGCAAGGGCGAGCAGGACGCCGCCGTGGACGTGGAGGTCGCCGGCCCGACCCAGGTGGCGTTCCGGCGGATCACGATCAAGCCGGGCGCCGGCACCGGCGAGCACTGCCACGCCGGCCAGCTCGTCGCCGTGGTGGAGCAGGGCGAGCTCACCCACTACGCGCCGATCTACCCGGGCGGGGTGCACGTGTACGAGACGGGTGACTCGATCGTGGAGGGCGAGGGCTACGTGCACGAGGGGATCAACGAGGGCACCGAGGACGTGGTGCTGCTCGTGACCTACGTGATCGCCGAGGGGCAGCCGCTCGCGCAGACCGACCTCACCCAGTGCGACCCCCTGGCGACGCCGCTCCCCACCCCCTGA